CAACGCCACCGCCCAGGGCGAGCTGCTGCTGGAGGGGCTGGAGCGCCTCCGGACCCGCTTCGGCTGGCTGGTCGAGGACGTCCGCGGCGTCGGGCTCATGCTCGGGGTCGAGTTCCCCACCGGGGAGCTGGCCGAGGAGGTCCAGCTGGCCTGCTTCCGCCGCGGCCTCCTCGTCCTGGAGGCCGGCGAGAGCGCCGTCCGCCTCTCCCCGCCCCTGGTCGTCACCGCCGACCAGTGCCACACCGCCCTGCGCCTGTTCACCGAGGCCGTCGAGGAGGTCGCGGCCGGCGCGGCCGCGACCGCTACGTCATCGCCTGAACGAGCAGAGGGGCCATGAGCCAGAGCAAGGTCGCCTCCATGCGCGACGCCGTCGCCGAGCTGGTCCGCGACGGCGACACCCTCGCCATCGAGGGGTTCACGCACCTGATCTCGTTCGCGGCCGGGCACGAGGTGATCCGCCAGCGCCGCCGCGACCTGACCCTGTGCCGGCTCACCCCCGACGTGGTCTACGACCAGATG
The DNA window shown above is from Actinomycetota bacterium and carries:
- a CDS encoding CoA transferase subunit A; its protein translation is MSQSKVASMRDAVAELVRDGDTLAIEGFTHLISFAAGHEVIRQRRRDLTLCRLTPDVVYDQM